The Candidatus Aquicultor sp. genome contains a region encoding:
- a CDS encoding ImmA/IrrE family metallo-endopeptidase, which translates to MLSPDEIRIAEEAAKDVIIQSFGSIDSLELPIDLNVILEANALILKKGMFAESNVSGAFDRRSSTIYIAMDEPPERQAFTVAHEIGHFKLHANMDTELLYRQTMQFATAEIEKQEQIANWFAAALLMPADAVMRLWKTTKDVDELSRIFGVSKSAMYFRLINLKLL; encoded by the coding sequence ATGCTTTCACCAGATGAAATCAGAATCGCTGAAGAGGCGGCCAAAGATGTTATAATTCAGTCCTTTGGAAGCATTGATTCCCTTGAACTCCCAATAGACCTAAACGTTATTCTTGAGGCCAATGCGCTGATTCTAAAAAAGGGCATGTTTGCAGAGTCCAACGTGTCTGGAGCTTTTGACCGAAGAAGTTCTACTATTTATATCGCTATGGATGAGCCTCCTGAAAGGCAGGCTTTTACGGTAGCTCACGAAATAGGCCACTTCAAGCTTCATGCCAATATGGATACCGAACTGCTTTATAGACAAACTATGCAATTCGCAACCGCCGAGATTGAAAAACAGGAACAAATTGCAAACTGGTTTGCAGCAGCGCTTCTAATGCCAGCAGACGCAGTCATGCGCTTATGGAAAACAACAAAAGACGTTGATGAGTTATCTCGTATCTTTGGCGTTTCTAAATCGGCAATGTATTTTAGACTGATCAACTTAAAACTTCTTTAA
- a CDS encoding IS256 family transposase, with amino-acid sequence MAHEKSTNSTAFLQEALLNDKEFLKVIVQRFLQAFMEKEIAEFLQADPYERCDERTGYRNGYKPRTLYTRVGDIALAVPQGREGSFSTKLFERYQRSEKALALSIIEMYIQGVSTRKVAKIAEELCGHTVSKSQVLRLAQELDQELLAWRVRPLGKYPYLVIDARYEKVRTPRGVVSQSILIVAGVNTEGYREILAVEVANAESATSWGELFRSLIERGLTGVEFVVSDDHTGLVTAVERYFAGAIWQRCQCHFMRNILDKVAKADRAALKADMQAIFNSANGERARELLTACTLRYQSRYESVSEMLEDSADSILACFSLPEGHRRRMRTTNLLERYNQEIKRRTKVVRIFPNEEAALRLITALAAEQSEEWLSGRKYLDMSVRDVAAVQAVKPEPALVSV; translated from the coding sequence ATGGCTCACGAAAAGAGTACGAATTCGACCGCGTTTTTGCAAGAAGCACTTTTAAATGACAAGGAGTTCTTAAAGGTAATCGTGCAGAGATTCCTGCAGGCATTCATGGAGAAAGAGATCGCCGAATTCCTGCAGGCTGATCCCTATGAGAGATGCGATGAGCGCACGGGGTATCGAAACGGCTACAAACCGAGAACCTTGTATACCAGGGTCGGAGATATCGCCCTTGCAGTACCGCAAGGGCGGGAAGGAAGCTTCTCAACAAAGCTCTTTGAGCGGTATCAGCGAAGTGAGAAGGCGCTGGCGCTCTCCATCATTGAGATGTACATCCAGGGGGTCTCGACGAGAAAGGTGGCCAAAATAGCCGAGGAGCTTTGCGGGCACACGGTATCAAAAAGCCAGGTATTGCGCCTGGCCCAAGAACTCGACCAGGAACTCTTGGCGTGGAGGGTGCGCCCTCTCGGGAAGTATCCTTACCTGGTTATCGATGCCCGCTATGAGAAAGTGCGCACACCCAGAGGTGTGGTAAGCCAAAGCATTTTAATTGTCGCTGGAGTAAATACCGAAGGGTACCGCGAGATCCTCGCCGTTGAGGTTGCCAACGCAGAAAGTGCCACAAGCTGGGGTGAGCTGTTTAGGTCGTTAATTGAAAGAGGTCTTACCGGGGTCGAGTTTGTGGTAAGCGACGACCACACGGGCCTTGTTACGGCGGTTGAGAGATACTTTGCCGGTGCCATCTGGCAGCGGTGCCAGTGCCACTTCATGAGAAATATCCTGGATAAAGTGGCCAAAGCCGATAGAGCGGCTCTTAAGGCTGATATGCAGGCAATATTTAATAGCGCTAACGGGGAGCGCGCCAGAGAACTTTTGACAGCATGCACTCTTCGCTATCAGAGTCGCTACGAGAGCGTATCAGAAATGTTAGAGGACAGCGCCGACAGCATCCTCGCCTGTTTTTCCCTGCCGGAGGGCCACAGGCGCCGCATGCGAACCACTAATCTACTGGAAAGGTATAACCAGGAGATAAAAAGAAGAACCAAAGTGGTCAGGATCTTTCCAAACGAAGAAGCTGCCCTAAGACTTATCACTGCCTTGGCAGCTGAGCAATCTGAGGAGTGGCTCTCGGGTAGGAAATACCTCGATATGTCGGTAAGGGATGTAGCAGCAGTGCAAGCCGTGAAACCAGAGCCGGCTCTGGTTTCAGTCTAG
- the groL gene encoding chaperonin GroEL (60 kDa chaperone family; promotes refolding of misfolded polypeptides especially under stressful conditions; forms two stacked rings of heptamers to form a barrel-shaped 14mer; ends can be capped by GroES; misfolded proteins enter the barrel where they are refolded when GroES binds), with product MPKIIEFNEEARRKLEAGVNKLADTVKVTLGPKGRNVVIDKRFGAPTITHDGVTVAKEIELEDPYENMGAQLAKEIATQTNDVAGDGTTTATILGQAIVREGMKNVAAGSNPMFIKRGIDKAVQTAVEEIKNLAKSIDTKEEIASVATISAADAEIGNLIADAMDKVGKDGVITVEESQTLGTQLEVVEGLQFDKGYVSAYMVTDTERMEAVLDDPFILIANMKIGAIADLLPVLEKVMQAGRPLFIIAEDVEGEALATLIVNKIRGTFTSVAVKAPGFGDRRKAMLEDIAIVTGGRVVTEELGMKLDAVTVDMLGRAQRVRITKDETVIVSGAGSAEAIKGRMNQIKAEIEQSDSEFDREKLQERLAKLSGGVAVIRVGAATETEMKEKKHRIEDALSATKAAVEEGIVPGGEVTLINIIPAINKLESKLDGDEKVGVQIIQRALEAPLRQLAMNAGYEGSIIVEKIKGMGKGQGLNVVTGQFGDMMKDGVIDPAKVTRSALQNAASIASLVLTTEAAIADKPEEGGGGGGMAGMPGGMGGMGMM from the coding sequence ATGCCAAAAATCATTGAGTTCAATGAAGAGGCTAGGCGTAAACTGGAGGCCGGCGTTAATAAACTTGCCGACACCGTAAAAGTAACGCTTGGACCAAAAGGCAGAAATGTTGTAATTGATAAAAGGTTCGGTGCTCCGACGATTACCCACGATGGTGTAACCGTCGCAAAAGAGATCGAGCTTGAAGACCCGTACGAGAACATGGGTGCGCAGCTCGCCAAAGAGATCGCAACCCAGACAAACGATGTTGCCGGTGACGGAACAACCACCGCAACGATTCTCGGCCAGGCCATTGTCCGCGAGGGCATGAAAAACGTGGCCGCAGGCTCAAACCCGATGTTTATCAAAAGAGGTATCGACAAGGCCGTTCAAACAGCGGTAGAAGAGATCAAGAATCTCGCTAAGAGTATCGATACTAAAGAAGAGATCGCTTCAGTAGCGACAATTTCCGCAGCCGACGCAGAGATCGGCAACCTTATAGCGGACGCGATGGATAAGGTAGGAAAAGATGGCGTCATTACTGTTGAGGAGTCACAAACTCTTGGAACCCAGCTCGAAGTCGTTGAAGGTCTACAATTCGACAAAGGCTACGTCTCCGCGTACATGGTCACAGACACAGAGAGAATGGAAGCTGTCCTCGACGACCCGTTCATCCTCATAGCAAATATGAAAATCGGCGCTATTGCAGACCTTCTGCCAGTTCTTGAGAAAGTCATGCAGGCCGGTCGCCCGCTCTTCATTATTGCCGAAGATGTTGAGGGCGAGGCGCTAGCGACACTTATCGTTAACAAAATTCGCGGTACCTTTACCAGCGTCGCGGTTAAAGCCCCTGGTTTCGGCGACCGCCGTAAAGCGATGCTCGAGGATATCGCCATCGTCACTGGTGGCAGGGTCGTAACTGAAGAGCTCGGTATGAAGCTTGATGCAGTAACCGTTGACATGCTCGGTCGCGCACAGCGCGTTCGTATTACCAAAGATGAGACCGTTATCGTCAGTGGGGCAGGTAGCGCGGAGGCCATCAAAGGCCGTATGAACCAGATCAAAGCTGAGATCGAACAAAGCGATTCAGAGTTTGATCGTGAGAAACTGCAAGAACGCCTTGCAAAGCTATCAGGCGGCGTTGCGGTTATCCGCGTAGGTGCGGCAACCGAGACCGAGATGAAAGAGAAAAAGCACCGCATCGAGGATGCCCTCTCGGCTACAAAAGCAGCCGTTGAGGAAGGTATCGTCCCTGGTGGCGAGGTAACATTGATCAACATCATCCCGGCTATTAACAAGCTCGAAAGCAAGCTTGATGGCGACGAGAAGGTTGGCGTACAGATCATCCAGCGCGCGCTCGAAGCACCGCTTCGCCAACTCGCGATGAACGCCGGCTACGAGGGCTCGATTATTGTTGAGAAAATCAAAGGCATGGGCAAAGGCCAAGGCCTCAACGTTGTAACCGGGCAGTTCGGCGATATGATGAAAGACGGCGTTATCGACCCGGCCAAAGTTACCCGTTCAGCGCTTCAGAATGCGGCGTCCATCGCAAGTCTCGTGCTTACCACGGAGGCTGCTATTGCCGACAAGCCTGAGGAAGGCGGCGGCGGTGGCGGCATGGCAGGTATGCCGGGCGGCATGGGCGGCATGGGTATGATGTAA
- the groES gene encoding co-chaperone GroES produces the protein MNLKPLRDRVVIKPMEAEEVTKSGIVIPDTAKKERPQEGEVVAVGGGKYDDNGKVIPMEVKVGDKVIYSKYGGSEVKIDEQDYLIMREEDILAVLS, from the coding sequence ATGAATCTTAAGCCTTTACGTGATCGAGTGGTGATCAAACCCATGGAGGCCGAAGAGGTGACTAAAAGCGGAATCGTGATTCCGGACACCGCGAAAAAAGAACGGCCGCAAGAGGGAGAAGTAGTAGCAGTCGGCGGAGGAAAATACGACGACAATGGCAAGGTAATCCCGATGGAAGTAAAAGTCGGTGACAAGGTCATCTACTCGAAGTATGGCGGTAGTGAGGTTAAAATCGACGAGCAAGATTACCTCATTATGCGCGAAGAAGATATTCTCGCAGTACTCAGCTAA
- a CDS encoding helix-hairpin-helix domain-containing protein produces the protein MQKMQISVYQEPIAQQIASLETERSKKLVLKELRYVPGVGKAIAHDLYDLGIRSIVDLEGKDPEYLYNKHCEKMGIRVDRCVLYVFRCAVYFASNRTYDPDLLKWWNWKD, from the coding sequence ATGCAGAAGATGCAAATTTCCGTATACCAAGAACCAATAGCCCAACAAATCGCGTCACTAGAGACTGAGCGCAGCAAAAAACTCGTTCTAAAAGAGCTGCGCTACGTTCCCGGTGTCGGCAAAGCCATTGCGCACGATCTTTACGATCTTGGTATACGCTCAATCGTAGACCTTGAAGGCAAGGACCCGGAATATCTTTATAACAAGCACTGTGAAAAGATGGGCATACGGGTCGACAGGTGCGTGCTCTACGTCTTTCGATGTGCTGTCTACTTCGCCTCAAACCGGACATACGATCCCGATCTACTGAAATGGTGGAACTGGAAGGATTAA
- the lnt gene encoding apolipoprotein N-acyltransferase — translation MKSIGRNMLKSYLLAGLSGVLLALAFPHSSITVLVWIGLIPLLFAIDRSNVKHAPLLGLICGIVFYAAVLYWIQVFGFIAWFALSVFLAVWIGLFSLGAKLVFERGKSMLPFLLLPALWALTEYGRALGPLGFAWANLGATTAGFRVSLLASYIGEPGVSAAIVFVNLALLRAVQTLRSYRVRKKLSTIKMNEVEIMVEVQPGSIEQHIELLTDGLTDGDHDGIFASRISRRTAKRARNASQICIGVAVLSLIVLGFLRAPAAQQDVRTAIKVTLVQPSIPQSVKHNVANDSLIKSRYRTMTDRALRTWPAGPDLLIWPESVFISYIEDQKPYISAMTDLITQNNASFIFGGMSQDEQQRIFNNAIFVDATDKKKDYQSYQKTHLVPFGEYMPLRGFIERINDMADLVDDKTPGTRFVTFDISRTVRPKGYPNRVQRLGKFSTILCFESADSRLVGRMVENGARMIVVITNDGWFGKTAALEQHFQIARMRAIEYGVPVVQAANTGLSGFIDQNGHVIARTAINRQEVLRSAINFASRPSFFAHYGTFLPYLYLAVILTAVLYRRTNSV, via the coding sequence TTGAAATCTATTGGCAGAAACATGCTTAAAAGCTATCTACTGGCGGGTTTATCCGGCGTACTGCTCGCGCTCGCGTTTCCGCATTCCTCAATAACCGTGCTTGTCTGGATCGGACTTATTCCACTTCTTTTTGCGATAGATCGGAGCAATGTTAAGCACGCACCGCTACTCGGACTTATCTGCGGGATTGTTTTCTATGCGGCTGTTCTCTACTGGATTCAAGTTTTTGGTTTTATCGCATGGTTTGCCTTGAGCGTATTTCTGGCGGTCTGGATCGGGTTGTTTTCGTTGGGGGCGAAGCTTGTTTTTGAGCGCGGTAAAAGTATGCTGCCGTTTTTACTCCTGCCGGCATTGTGGGCGCTTACAGAATACGGGCGCGCGCTCGGGCCGCTGGGATTCGCCTGGGCGAACCTCGGCGCAACGACCGCCGGTTTCAGGGTTTCACTGCTCGCGTCATACATCGGTGAGCCGGGTGTCAGCGCCGCCATCGTCTTCGTTAATCTGGCGCTGCTTCGAGCCGTTCAAACCCTGCGTTCATACCGCGTGCGCAAAAAGCTTTCCACAATCAAGATGAATGAAGTCGAAATTATGGTTGAAGTACAGCCGGGTAGTATCGAGCAGCACATTGAATTATTAACCGATGGATTAACCGATGGTGACCACGACGGGATATTTGCAAGCCGCATAAGCCGACGCACGGCCAAGAGGGCGCGCAACGCCTCTCAGATTTGCATCGGCGTCGCGGTGCTCTCCCTGATTGTCCTCGGGTTCCTTCGAGCGCCGGCAGCGCAGCAGGACGTGCGCACTGCCATCAAAGTGACGCTCGTTCAACCGAGTATCCCGCAAAGCGTTAAACATAACGTCGCAAACGACAGTCTGATTAAGTCGCGCTACCGGACTATGACCGATCGGGCGCTGCGAACCTGGCCGGCGGGGCCGGATCTTCTAATCTGGCCCGAGAGCGTGTTTATCTCGTATATCGAAGATCAGAAACCCTATATTAGCGCTATGACTGATTTGATAACCCAGAACAACGCGTCGTTTATTTTTGGCGGTATGAGCCAGGACGAGCAGCAGCGGATATTCAACAACGCCATCTTTGTCGACGCAACAGATAAAAAGAAGGATTACCAGAGTTACCAGAAGACTCATCTCGTACCGTTTGGCGAGTATATGCCGCTGCGAGGCTTTATCGAGCGCATCAACGATATGGCCGACCTGGTCGATGATAAAACACCCGGCACGCGCTTCGTGACCTTTGATATTTCCAGGACTGTAAGGCCGAAAGGGTATCCAAATCGGGTACAACGTCTCGGCAAGTTTTCAACTATTCTCTGCTTTGAATCGGCGGATTCGCGCCTGGTCGGCAGAATGGTTGAAAACGGCGCCCGCATGATTGTCGTCATTACGAACGATGGTTGGTTCGGAAAAACAGCGGCTCTTGAGCAGCACTTCCAAATAGCGCGCATGCGTGCTATCGAGTATGGTGTCCCGGTCGTGCAAGCCGCCAATACCGGTTTATCCGGCTTTATCGACCAGAACGGTCACGTAATCGCCCGCACTGCCATCAATCGCCAGGAAGTCTTGCGAAGCGCGATAAACTTCGCAAGCCGACCCAGCTTCTTCGCCCATTACGGCACATTCTTACCCTACCTATATCTGGCGGTTATTCTTACCGCCGTTTTGTACCGCCGGACAAATAGCGTATAA
- the tsaD gene encoding tRNA (adenosine(37)-N6)-threonylcarbamoyltransferase complex transferase subunit TsaD, protein MQTDIYILGIETSCDETAAAILRNGREVVSSVVASQIEFHQKFGGVVPEIASRKHLEVINPVLDEVMVESGLTYEDLSAVAVTVGPGLVGALLMGLGTAKAISYVKGLPLVGVNHLEGHIYANFIDHPELKPPLLALIISGGHTMLVHMKDYGSYEIMGQTLDDAVGEAYDKVASFLGLGYPGGPIIDNLAKDGNPAAIPFPRAMMRKGEFNFSLSGLKTAVLNYVAKLGRETHEIPLPDLAASFQAAIADVLVSKTMLAARDKGVDKVVLAGGVAANSYLRERMIRATKGEGLQLYYPHAYLCTDNAIMVAAAGYRRFLDGERISLAANPVPNLHLGQPIEM, encoded by the coding sequence ATGCAGACCGACATCTATATTCTTGGTATCGAGACATCATGCGATGAAACCGCGGCCGCGATCCTACGAAACGGCCGCGAGGTTGTATCGAGTGTTGTTGCCTCGCAAATCGAGTTCCATCAAAAATTTGGCGGCGTTGTGCCGGAAATCGCTTCGCGCAAGCACCTTGAGGTTATTAACCCGGTGCTAGATGAGGTGATGGTTGAGTCGGGCTTAACGTATGAAGACCTGAGCGCTGTCGCAGTGACAGTCGGCCCGGGGCTTGTAGGCGCGCTGCTTATGGGGTTGGGTACCGCGAAGGCAATTTCATACGTAAAAGGCCTGCCGCTCGTAGGCGTCAATCACCTCGAAGGGCATATCTACGCGAATTTTATCGATCACCCGGAACTCAAGCCCCCGCTCCTTGCCCTCATTATTTCGGGCGGGCATACAATGCTGGTTCACATGAAGGATTACGGCAGCTATGAGATTATGGGGCAGACGCTCGATGATGCTGTCGGTGAAGCGTATGACAAGGTCGCTTCATTTCTAGGGCTCGGTTACCCGGGCGGCCCGATTATCGACAACCTTGCAAAGGACGGTAACCCGGCGGCTATCCCGTTCCCGCGGGCCATGATGAGAAAGGGCGAATTCAATTTCAGTTTGAGCGGCTTGAAAACCGCCGTGCTGAATTACGTGGCGAAGCTCGGCCGTGAAACGCACGAGATTCCCTTACCCGATCTGGCGGCAAGTTTCCAAGCGGCGATTGCGGATGTGCTTGTCTCAAAAACCATGCTTGCAGCCAGAGATAAAGGCGTTGATAAGGTGGTTTTAGCCGGCGGCGTTGCGGCAAACAGCTACCTTCGCGAGCGCATGATCCGGGCAACAAAAGGAGAAGGGCTTCAACTTTATTATCCGCATGCGTATCTTTGCACCGACAATGCGATCATGGTAGCCGCTGCCGGCTATCGCAGATTTCTAGACGGTGAGCGCATCTCGCTGGCAGCGAACCCGGTCCCCAATTTACATTTAGGCCAACCTATTGAAATGTGA
- the rimI gene encoding ribosomal protein S18-alanine N-acetyltransferase, producing MLTMKPDIRRMTMADVDQVYDIERRSQSAPWSKLTFQRELIGSHHNECFVAEYGERVVGFVCMYHVLDEAHITNIAVDNVFQNRHIGSRLLLTAIDIAKIKGTKQVTLEVRKSNTRAQHLYIKFGFRMKGLRKGYYTDNNEDALIFWTGDVTSDYYENLFSEIGREIANE from the coding sequence ATGCTTACAATGAAACCGGATATCCGGCGCATGACTATGGCGGATGTCGATCAGGTTTATGATATAGAGAGAAGATCGCAGTCTGCTCCCTGGAGCAAGCTGACGTTTCAAAGAGAACTAATCGGAAGCCACCACAACGAGTGTTTTGTCGCCGAATATGGAGAACGGGTCGTCGGGTTCGTGTGCATGTACCATGTGCTGGATGAAGCCCACATAACCAACATTGCCGTAGATAATGTCTTTCAAAACAGGCATATCGGAAGCCGGTTGTTACTGACGGCGATAGATATCGCCAAGATTAAAGGGACTAAACAGGTAACGCTTGAGGTGCGAAAATCGAACACGAGGGCTCAGCACTTGTATATTAAATTCGGATTTAGGATGAAGGGTCTGCGCAAGGGATATTACACGGACAACAATGAGGATGCACTCATTTTCTGGACCGGTGATGTCACAAGCGACTATTATGAAAACCTCTTCAGCGAGATCGGAAGGGAAATAGCGAACGAATAA
- the tsaB gene encoding tRNA (adenosine(37)-N6)-threonylcarbamoyltransferase complex dimerization subunit type 1 TsaB, with protein MLVLAFDTSSPVLTAAISDDNIIIDEINLWMPRGHMAQLLPLLDGLLKKHEYRINDVEAVVIGSGPGSYTGLRIGMVIARSLAQMLEAPIVGIPSLDAIAYRNITERALIAPIIDAKRGEVYTARYCSKAAHVMRLEDFKSANPEELVQLFVAEGYEHIVFAGDAVKLYAHVFSEILDGRVEFAPEENWWPRASDLIHLAWPRLERREYDELYQLAPIYVRLSQAEEMWEQRHRG; from the coding sequence GTGCTTGTTCTTGCGTTTGATACATCGAGCCCGGTACTAACCGCGGCCATCAGCGATGATAATATAATAATCGATGAGATAAACCTGTGGATGCCGCGCGGCCACATGGCGCAATTGCTGCCGCTGTTGGATGGTTTGCTGAAGAAGCATGAGTACCGGATCAATGATGTCGAGGCGGTTGTTATCGGTAGTGGCCCCGGCTCGTATACGGGCTTGAGAATAGGCATGGTAATTGCACGATCGCTCGCACAGATGCTTGAAGCGCCGATTGTGGGCATACCGAGTCTCGACGCTATAGCTTATCGCAACATAACCGAAAGAGCACTCATCGCACCGATCATCGATGCTAAACGGGGCGAAGTATATACGGCACGCTATTGTTCAAAAGCAGCGCATGTTATGCGTCTTGAGGACTTCAAGTCCGCCAACCCTGAGGAGCTTGTGCAACTTTTCGTTGCCGAAGGGTACGAACATATAGTTTTTGCCGGCGATGCCGTCAAGCTGTATGCGCATGTCTTTTCAGAGATATTGGATGGAAGAGTAGAATTTGCGCCTGAGGAAAACTGGTGGCCCCGGGCTTCGGATTTAATCCACCTGGCGTGGCCCAGACTCGAGCGCCGAGAATACGACGAGTTATACCAGCTCGCACCGATTTACGTAAGGTTGTCACAGGCCGAGGAGATGTGGGAACAACGTCACCGGGGGTGA
- the tsaE gene encoding tRNA (adenosine(37)-N6)-threonylcarbamoyltransferase complex ATPase subunit type 1 TsaE, with protein MSDIFAVISHSPEETWELARKLAPMLSEGDVISLSGDLGAGKTVFTKGLAEGLSISEPVTSPTFTIIKEYSGRLPLYHFDVYRLSDPNELDALGVDEYFYGDGVSVVEWGDKVEELMPDIHVDVRMLRLVDESFRRIEIAPHGASWQTRVEKWLSGE; from the coding sequence GTGAGCGATATATTTGCAGTTATTTCGCATTCACCTGAGGAGACTTGGGAGTTGGCGCGAAAGCTGGCTCCCATGTTATCTGAAGGAGATGTGATAAGTTTAAGCGGTGACCTGGGCGCGGGTAAAACCGTATTCACGAAAGGCCTGGCTGAAGGGCTTAGCATATCCGAGCCGGTGACAAGCCCAACGTTTACCATTATTAAGGAGTATAGCGGACGACTGCCGCTCTACCACTTCGATGTGTACCGGCTCTCCGACCCGAATGAGCTCGATGCGCTTGGCGTCGATGAGTATTTTTACGGTGACGGCGTGTCGGTGGTCGAGTGGGGAGATAAAGTTGAAGAACTCATGCCGGACATCCATGTTGATGTTAGGATGTTGCGGCTTGTCGATGAATCGTTTCGCCGGATAGAAATAGCGCCGCACGGTGCTTCGTGGCAGACGAGGGTCGAGAAATGGTTATCAGGAGAATAA
- a CDS encoding uracil-DNA glycosylase, which translates to MELQTITESAVGCTLCPLAEQGRSRVVFGDGNSNAGIVFIGEGPGFYEDKNGIPFCGAAGKLLTQLLQSIGLEREDVYITNVVKCRPPQNRDPKPEEIEVCTGTYLFKQLGIIQPKVIATLGRFASAVMLGVKDVSMGKVHGQKFQKDGYFVVPIYHPAAALHSRANLVPLQEDFIKLKEYLEEKPKVAEAVEEKAEAEQMGLF; encoded by the coding sequence ATGGAGCTTCAAACCATTACGGAGTCGGCTGTTGGGTGTACACTATGCCCGCTAGCAGAACAAGGTCGTAGCCGGGTTGTATTCGGTGACGGCAACTCGAACGCCGGTATTGTATTTATCGGTGAAGGTCCGGGTTTTTATGAAGATAAAAACGGTATTCCGTTTTGCGGTGCGGCAGGCAAACTATTAACACAGCTTCTTCAGTCAATCGGTCTGGAACGAGAGGATGTTTACATAACCAATGTGGTAAAATGTCGTCCGCCTCAGAACCGCGATCCTAAGCCTGAAGAAATCGAAGTCTGTACGGGCACATATTTATTTAAACAGCTGGGGATAATCCAACCGAAGGTAATTGCAACGCTCGGGCGTTTTGCGTCCGCTGTTATGCTCGGGGTAAAAGATGTTTCGATGGGCAAGGTTCATGGGCAAAAATTTCAGAAAGACGGCTATTTTGTCGTGCCTATCTATCATCCGGCGGCGGCGCTTCACTCGCGTGCGAATCTGGTACCGCTTCAAGAGGATTTTATCAAGCTTAAGGAATATCTCGAAGAGAAGCCTAAGGTAGCCGAAGCCGTAGAAGAGAAGGCCGAAGCAGAGCAAATGGGGCTATTCTAA
- a CDS encoding BCAM0308 family protein: MGMLICPKCMAVYDGQKWFYDDGEHERLARAGQAEVTLCPGHQRIEKKRIDGVVTLKGRFLKDHQAEALNLINNVADQQVHRNVAARVYNVSSSDSMITVQTTDTHLAERIGKEFEKAFNGNLAIQWPKDEEFVRVSWERD, translated from the coding sequence ATGGGTATGCTTATTTGTCCCAAATGTATGGCAGTCTATGATGGTCAGAAATGGTTTTACGATGATGGAGAGCACGAACGGCTTGCCCGGGCCGGACAGGCGGAAGTAACTCTCTGCCCGGGACACCAACGCATTGAAAAGAAGCGGATTGATGGCGTTGTGACGCTTAAGGGCAGGTTTTTAAAAGATCACCAAGCAGAAGCCCTGAATCTTATCAATAACGTCGCCGATCAGCAGGTTCACCGCAATGTCGCCGCCAGAGTCTATAATGTCAGTAGCAGTGATAGTATGATAACCGTTCAAACCACCGATACGCATCTTGCAGAACGCATCGGTAAAGAGTTTGAAAAGGCGTTTAACGGCAATCTAGCTATCCAGTGGCCGAAAGATGAGGAATTCGTGCGGGTAAGCTGGGAGCGCGATTAA
- a CDS encoding BsuPI-related putative proteinase inhibitor encodes MPRPRIFCFAVIVIGLLLVSCTAQNKADNPSASKPTSASGTVGVQDGDNSTVMVADIKVSAKISSENVRPGQRLKVTLNVLNTASQVRELTFNTGQKYDLLIKEKEGRNVWRWSAGKMFSQMIETVRLGPGKSVSYEAEWPGTGSLERPLKPGTYTVTANITANDLRDKELTFKLSVAE; translated from the coding sequence ATGCCTAGGCCTAGGATTTTCTGCTTTGCTGTCATCGTTATCGGACTTCTTCTCGTATCGTGCACAGCGCAAAACAAGGCGGACAACCCCTCGGCTTCAAAACCGACCTCCGCTTCCGGAACGGTGGGCGTTCAAGATGGGGATAATTCGACCGTGATGGTAGCCGATATCAAAGTCTCCGCAAAAATTTCGTCAGAGAATGTACGTCCCGGCCAGAGGCTCAAGGTTACGCTGAACGTGCTGAATACCGCTTCACAGGTTCGCGAACTCACCTTTAATACCGGGCAGAAATATGATCTTCTTATAAAAGAGAAAGAAGGTCGCAACGTATGGCGCTGGTCGGCCGGCAAGATGTTCTCGCAGATGATCGAGACCGTGCGCCTGGGGCCGGGCAAAAGTGTCTCGTATGAGGCTGAATGGCCGGGCACAGGTTCGCTTGAGCGGCCGCTCAAGCCCGGAACCTACACTGTTACCGCAAATATCACCGCAAATGACCTAAGGGACAAAGAGCTTACATTTAAGCTAAGTGTTGCCGAGTAG